A region from the Paludicola sp. MB14-C6 genome encodes:
- a CDS encoding methyl-accepting chemotaxis protein encodes MKSIAAKILIFIGGTMLIAILCVALITTSFVSTSAREDENYIMADENKKAAAYIENYFTKYINIAQQMSRDKNVIEMIRSDVNKDNYKKSSNFEDVYSMLKETAESDKSNILSVYIAKESTNLSFDNKDWVGGDDFNLKARDYWFKEKDSVKNGYIICEPYIDSDTKNMVTTVSAPIFDETRTNVIGVTAIDIKVTTICNMVTSAESTYDTGYQVLISKNGFILAHKDSNKLLKKYSEIGFDEIMQKEISKTSDQVIAFNDQNVKSNAVVGVEKNSGWKIVNIVPSVEYQETINTIIKTIVIVNGIAIILIACIIIVITGGISKPLTKLTKITDQLAKGDLDVTIDVHSKDEVGKLAASMGLLTSKLKTYIDYINEISNILKHIGNGELEVNFNHTYDGDFAIIKDALVNTTDMLNDTLLQINLASEQVASGSDQVSYAAQALSGGATEQASSIEELSATINDISAQIKQTAQNATKAKEISIEAKRTTTRGQQQMQEMVEAMEEISRTSNQIQKIIKNIDDIAFQTNILALNAAVEAARAGSAGKGFAVVADEVRSLASKSAESAKDTSELIQSALSAIEKGTVIVNETAKSLKEVVEDSEKSADIIQHIANASNEQAQSIVQINLGVEQISGVVQTNSATAEESAAASEELNAQAQLLNGLLSHFKLKEITEETNKTDKYVERNESIYD; translated from the coding sequence ATGAAAAGTATAGCAGCAAAAATTTTAATATTTATAGGTGGTACAATGTTAATTGCAATATTGTGCGTTGCTTTGATAACAACTTCTTTTGTATCTACTTCTGCTAGAGAAGATGAAAACTATATTATGGCAGATGAAAATAAAAAAGCAGCAGCATATATTGAAAACTACTTTACAAAATACATAAACATAGCTCAACAAATGTCAAGAGATAAAAATGTAATTGAAATGATAAGGTCAGATGTTAATAAAGACAATTATAAAAAGTCATCTAATTTTGAAGATGTTTATTCAATGCTGAAAGAAACAGCAGAAAGCGATAAAAGCAATATTCTCTCAGTATATATTGCAAAAGAATCAACTAACTTATCGTTTGATAATAAAGATTGGGTAGGCGGAGATGATTTTAATTTAAAAGCTCGTGATTATTGGTTTAAAGAAAAAGATTCTGTTAAAAATGGATATATAATATGCGAACCATATATTGATAGTGATACTAAAAACATGGTTACAACGGTGTCAGCTCCAATTTTTGATGAAACAAGAACAAATGTTATCGGAGTTACAGCAATTGATATAAAGGTTACTACAATATGCAATATGGTTACAAGCGCAGAATCTACATATGATACAGGGTATCAAGTGCTAATTTCTAAAAATGGGTTCATTCTTGCACATAAGGATTCCAATAAGCTGTTGAAAAAATATAGTGAAATCGGTTTTGATGAAATAATGCAAAAAGAAATAAGTAAAACTTCCGATCAAGTAATTGCTTTTAATGACCAAAATGTTAAATCAAATGCAGTAGTAGGAGTAGAAAAAAACAGCGGATGGAAAATTGTCAATATTGTTCCGTCGGTGGAATATCAAGAAACGATCAATACGATTATAAAAACAATTGTTATTGTTAACGGAATTGCAATCATTTTAATTGCATGTATTATAATTGTTATTACAGGAGGTATTTCTAAACCGTTAACAAAATTAACGAAAATTACTGATCAGCTTGCTAAGGGTGACTTAGATGTAACGATTGATGTTCATTCTAAAGATGAGGTAGGCAAGTTGGCTGCATCTATGGGCTTGCTTACCAGTAAATTAAAAACTTATATTGATTATATTAATGAAATATCCAATATATTAAAACATATTGGAAACGGCGAGTTAGAGGTTAACTTTAATCACACCTATGACGGCGATTTTGCAATAATTAAAGATGCTTTAGTTAATACCACAGATATGTTAAACGATACACTTTTACAAATTAACTTAGCATCTGAGCAAGTAGCTTCTGGCTCTGATCAGGTTTCATATGCTGCACAAGCTCTATCAGGAGGTGCAACGGAACAAGCAAGTTCAATTGAAGAATTGTCAGCTACAATCAACGATATATCTGCGCAAATCAAACAAACGGCACAAAACGCAACCAAAGCGAAAGAAATATCCATTGAGGCTAAAAGAACAACTACTCGTGGACAACAGCAAATGCAAGAAATGGTTGAAGCAATGGAAGAAATAAGCCGTACATCCAATCAAATTCAAAAAATTATAAAGAATATTGATGATATTGCGTTCCAAACAAATATACTTGCTTTAAATGCGGCAGTAGAAGCAGCACGTGCCGGAAGTGCAGGTAAAGGATTTGCGGTAGTAGCAGATGAGGTTCGCAGTCTTGCAAGCAAATCAGCAGAAAGCGCAAAAGATACCTCCGAGTTAATTCAAAGTGCGTTGAGTGCAATTGAAAAAGGAACTGTCATTGTGAATGAAACAGCAAAATCTTTAAAAGAGGTTGTTGAAGACTCTGAAAAATCAGCAGATATTATTCAGCATATTGCAAATGCAAGCAACGAACAAGCACAATCTATTGTTCAAATTAACTTGGGAGTTGAACAAATTTCAGGGGTAGTCCAAACGAACAGTGCAACTGCCGAAGAGAGTGCTGCTGCGAGTGAGGAATTAAATGCACAAGCACAATTATTAAATGGTCTTCTTTCTCATTTTAAGTTAAAAGAGATTACTGAAGAAACTAATAAAACAGATAAATATGTCGAAAGAAATGAATCAATTTATGATTAA
- a CDS encoding methyl-accepting chemotaxis protein yields MKTIKQKIILSISLLLIGVSIASLVIGILCSYNSIEITVDDDLKSIGTIAEIAIQNSIEKNKEIIKAIATQSYIGDERLSQKELIECLEKTRNYYGFESLLVSDAKGTVISTDSTKTGKSIAEYEVFKRAMAGETVITTPQKDVNGKINVFLNSKVNNSNGYQGVVSATLSSQVYSNIIKNITVNKSGNIFMLDNKGTNIADKNSNLVLTSTNRIEQAKTDKKYESQANVYKNMIAGKTNIERYSTGNGDERICYYGPIKETDGWSFGVVVPTKEMTSSIVNTVIGLSVSCFIFLVIGVIIAILMGSRISKPIVKMSKRIALLADGDLTSDVEIIKSKDELGILNQSLRSTIISLRNYISEIASVLGNISNGNLNTKVEQEYVGDFGSIKESMERIISSLNHTLSHINLASDQVAAGSNQVSNAAQSLSQGATEQASSIEELSASISEISEHVKQTAMNATKVNNASIKVDTELMNSNKQMEILLDAMRNISETSQEISKIIKTIDDIAFQTNILALNAAVEAARAGAAGKGFAVVAEEVRNLATKSAEAAKTTTHLIETSVQAVENGTNITNETAQSLQSVVDNGAQISKLIEDIAESCNMQATSISQVTQGVEQISGVVQTNSATAEESAAASEELNGQAQMLNELLEKFQLKKENNIITEPQSVEDDTMSYKNNNENKY; encoded by the coding sequence ATGAAAACAATTAAGCAAAAAATTATTTTAAGTATTTCATTACTTTTAATTGGTGTATCCATTGCCAGTTTAGTAATTGGAATTTTATGCTCTTACAATAGCATTGAGATTACAGTAGATGATGATTTAAAATCAATCGGAACAATTGCTGAAATAGCAATACAAAACTCTATAGAAAAAAACAAAGAAATTATCAAAGCGATTGCAACACAATCATATATAGGTGATGAAAGATTATCACAAAAAGAATTGATTGAATGTTTAGAAAAAACTAGAAATTATTATGGATTTGAATCGTTGCTAGTGTCTGATGCAAAAGGGACAGTGATTAGTACTGATAGTACCAAAACAGGGAAAAGTATTGCTGAATATGAAGTTTTCAAACGAGCTATGGCTGGGGAAACAGTAATCACTACACCGCAAAAAGATGTTAATGGAAAGATAAATGTATTTTTAAATAGTAAAGTAAATAATTCAAATGGATATCAAGGTGTAGTAAGCGCTACATTAAGTTCTCAAGTATATAGTAATATTATTAAAAATATTACAGTTAATAAATCTGGAAACATCTTTATGCTTGATAATAAAGGAACAAATATTGCTGATAAGAACAGTAATTTGGTTCTTACTTCTACTAATCGCATTGAACAAGCAAAAACGGATAAAAAATACGAATCACAAGCAAATGTATACAAGAATATGATTGCCGGTAAAACTAATATAGAAAGATATTCAACCGGTAATGGTGATGAACGAATTTGTTATTATGGGCCAATTAAAGAAACAGATGGATGGTCTTTTGGAGTGGTAGTGCCAACAAAAGAAATGACTTCTTCTATTGTTAATACCGTTATAGGATTGAGTGTTTCTTGCTTTATATTTTTAGTTATTGGTGTTATTATTGCTATATTAATGGGCTCTAGAATTTCAAAGCCAATAGTAAAAATGAGCAAGCGAATTGCGCTCTTAGCAGATGGCGATTTAACATCTGATGTTGAAATTATTAAAAGTAAAGATGAACTAGGTATATTGAATCAATCGTTACGAAGTACAATTATTTCATTGCGTAATTATATTTCTGAAATTGCAAGTGTTTTAGGAAATATATCAAATGGGAATTTAAACACTAAAGTAGAACAAGAATATGTCGGGGATTTTGGTTCAATAAAAGAATCAATGGAGAGAATTATATCTTCATTAAACCATACACTTTCACATATTAACTTAGCATCTGATCAGGTAGCAGCCGGCTCCAATCAAGTTTCCAATGCAGCACAATCTCTATCGCAAGGAGCAACTGAGCAAGCAAGTTCAATTGAAGAGCTTTCCGCATCCATTAGCGAAATTTCAGAACACGTAAAACAAACTGCTATGAATGCCACCAAAGTTAATAATGCTTCTATAAAGGTTGACACTGAGTTAATGAACAGCAATAAACAAATGGAAATATTATTAGATGCAATGCGTAACATTAGCGAAACTTCCCAAGAAATCAGCAAAATCATTAAAACAATTGATGATATCGCTTTCCAAACAAATATACTTGCATTAAACGCAGCGGTAGAAGCTGCACGTGCTGGAGCTGCTGGAAAAGGATTTGCAGTAGTGGCTGAAGAAGTACGTAATCTTGCAACTAAAAGTGCAGAAGCTGCAAAAACAACAACACATTTGATTGAAACATCTGTTCAAGCAGTTGAAAACGGAACAAATATAACCAATGAAACAGCGCAAAGTTTACAAAGTGTTGTGGATAATGGAGCTCAAATATCTAAGTTAATTGAAGATATTGCGGAATCTTGTAATATGCAAGCTACATCAATTAGTCAAGTAACGCAAGGAGTAGAACAAATTTCAGGGGTAGTGCAAACAAACTCAGCAACTGCTGAAGAAAGTGCTGCTGCGAGTGAAGAACTAAATGGACAAGCACAAATGCTAAACGAGTTATTGGAAAAATTTCAGCTTAAAAAAGAAAATAATATAATTACAGAACCACAATCTGTAGAAGATGATACGATGAGTTATAAGAACAATAATGAAAATAAATATTAA
- the bioB gene encoding biotin synthase BioB translates to MNFPKELKCRIIKGYEINKQDAMKLVNEPLEELCIAANEIRQHFCGNKFDICTIINGKSGKCSEDCKYCAQSCHFKTSVEEYPLLGTQQIVDQARYNYDRGILRYSVVTSGKYLSDEEVNEVCDSYQAIQESCGILTCASHGLLSYEQFKKLKANGVSRYHNNLETSRRNFTNICTTHTYDDKIQAIQNAQRAGLEVCSGGIMGLGETMEDRIDMVMDIRSLGVKSVPVNILNPIQGTPYENVPKLSEDQVCRIVAIFRFLIPHGAIRLAGGRGLLSDKGKRAFQSGANAAISGDMLTTSGISIQEDMAMLSQLGFEVKI, encoded by the coding sequence ATGAATTTCCCAAAAGAATTAAAGTGTAGAATTATCAAAGGTTATGAAATCAACAAGCAAGATGCAATGAAATTGGTTAATGAACCTCTTGAAGAATTATGTATAGCAGCAAATGAAATTAGACAGCATTTTTGCGGAAATAAATTTGATATTTGCACCATTATAAACGGGAAAAGTGGAAAATGTTCAGAAGATTGTAAATATTGTGCGCAATCTTGTCATTTTAAAACTTCTGTCGAAGAATATCCGCTTTTAGGAACACAGCAAATTGTTGACCAAGCACGTTATAATTATGACAGAGGTATTCTACGCTATTCTGTTGTAACCTCAGGTAAATATCTATCCGATGAAGAAGTAAATGAAGTTTGCGATAGCTATCAAGCAATTCAAGAGAGCTGTGGTATTTTAACTTGCGCTTCACATGGATTACTTAGCTATGAGCAATTCAAAAAGCTTAAAGCAAACGGTGTATCTCGCTATCATAATAATTTAGAAACTTCACGTCGAAACTTCACCAATATTTGTACTACTCATACCTATGATGACAAAATTCAAGCAATTCAAAATGCACAAAGAGCGGGCTTAGAGGTTTGCAGTGGGGGTATTATGGGCTTAGGCGAAACAATGGAGGATCGAATTGATATGGTTATGGATATCCGTTCTCTGGGAGTAAAATCTGTGCCTGTTAATATTTTAAATCCTATTCAGGGTACCCCTTACGAAAATGTACCAAAGTTATCAGAAGATCAAGTTTGCAGAATTGTAGCAATTTTTCGTTTTCTTATTCCGCATGGTGCAATTCGATTAGCTGGCGGACGCGGACTGTTATCCGATAAAGGAAAGCGTGCTTTTCAATCAGGTGCAAATGCGGCAATTTCAGGAGATATGCTTACAACATCAGGAATCAGCATACAAGAGGATATGGCAATGTTATCGCAATTAGGATTTGAGGTTAAGATATAA
- a CDS encoding biotin--[acetyl-CoA-carboxylase] ligase, with amino-acid sequence MTTKEMIVTILEENKDHYFSGETLAAQLNVSRAAISKAVKELKKEGFTIDAVTNKGYCLSSESDVLSSAVIESYLQKNGYYVETVTYKTIESTNQTAKKMALDGANHGTVVLSEEQTQGRGRLGRSFYSPKNSGIYMSIILRPQFDMQSSLLITTAASVAVCRAIEKLTRIQAEIKWVNDIYLNGKKVCGILTEAVTDFESGTIEHIILGIGINVTTANFPDEIKEIASALLNSSSNKLTRNELAAEIIYQVFEITNELQTKEFMSEYKKRSFVIGQKVNVIQPTNTFLATAIDINEQGGLVVKAEDGQVIELNTGEVSIRKV; translated from the coding sequence ATGACAACAAAAGAAATGATAGTAACGATATTAGAAGAGAATAAAGATCATTATTTTTCGGGTGAAACCCTTGCAGCACAATTAAATGTTTCAAGAGCAGCAATATCGAAAGCTGTAAAAGAACTGAAAAAAGAAGGGTTTACAATTGATGCTGTTACCAATAAAGGCTACTGCTTATCTTCAGAAAGCGATGTATTGTCCTCTGCGGTTATTGAAAGTTATTTACAAAAAAATGGCTATTATGTAGAAACGGTAACTTATAAAACAATTGAATCAACAAATCAAACAGCAAAGAAGATGGCATTAGACGGCGCAAATCATGGAACTGTTGTGTTGTCAGAAGAGCAAACACAAGGAAGAGGAAGACTAGGACGAAGCTTTTACTCTCCTAAAAATAGTGGTATTTATATGAGCATCATATTAAGACCACAATTTGATATGCAAAGTTCATTATTGATAACAACGGCAGCATCTGTAGCAGTTTGTAGAGCGATTGAAAAGCTAACCAGAATTCAAGCTGAAATTAAATGGGTAAATGATATTTATTTGAATGGAAAAAAAGTTTGCGGTATTTTAACTGAAGCAGTAACTGATTTTGAAAGCGGTACAATTGAGCATATTATTCTCGGTATCGGTATCAATGTTACGACTGCGAATTTTCCAGATGAAATTAAAGAAATAGCATCCGCTTTATTGAATTCTAGCAGTAATAAATTGACTCGAAATGAATTAGCCGCAGAAATTATCTATCAGGTTTTTGAAATTACAAATGAACTTCAAACAAAAGAATTTATGAGTGAATATAAAAAGCGTAGCTTTGTTATAGGACAAAAAGTCAATGTAATTCAACCAACTAATACATTTTTAGCTACCGCAATTGATATTAACGAGCAAGGTGGTTTAGTTGTTAAAGCCGAAGATGGACAAGTAATCGAATTAAATACAGGAGAAGTTAGCATAAGGAAAGTATAA
- the spoIID gene encoding stage II sporulation protein D — protein sequence MKKVLPVLGTFILILLIIPLFALIGSNKSPLSPREKTDTTTYLVLNHKTGEVMKLDPANYIKGVVAAEMPIAYHAEALKAQAVAAHTYALRQIDAELKNPSPELKGAYLSTDFEKGQAYISVEELKEKWGKNYEINYKKLSDAVDSVINEILVYEDKPILAAFHSISGGITESAKTVWGKDVSYLVPVKSEGDELSPNYETKTTLTASEVEHAFTQKYKDIKFDKDKTKWFQILKRSDSKTITEIQVGSEKMNGKDVREVLNLKSSNFEVAFANESFTFTTNGYGHGVGMSQYGADYLARQGKTYHEILLHYYSGVTVKEIESSKKESSISQSSSSENSNTTSNPSSKVS from the coding sequence ATGAAAAAAGTATTGCCCGTTCTTGGAACATTTATTCTGATTTTGTTAATCATTCCGCTTTTCGCTCTCATTGGATCAAATAAATCGCCTTTATCACCTCGCGAAAAAACTGATACTACAACCTATCTAGTACTCAATCACAAAACCGGAGAAGTAATGAAGCTTGATCCTGCTAATTATATCAAAGGAGTAGTAGCGGCCGAAATGCCAATTGCCTATCATGCAGAAGCTTTAAAGGCACAAGCAGTTGCTGCCCATACATACGCCCTACGTCAAATTGATGCAGAGCTGAAAAATCCATCACCTGAGTTAAAAGGTGCCTACCTATCTACAGACTTTGAAAAAGGTCAAGCTTATATTAGTGTTGAAGAACTTAAAGAAAAATGGGGCAAAAATTATGAAATAAATTATAAAAAACTATCCGATGCTGTTGATAGCGTAATCAACGAAATCTTAGTTTATGAAGATAAGCCAATTTTAGCTGCATTTCATTCTATTTCAGGTGGCATAACTGAAAGTGCAAAAACTGTTTGGGGTAAAGATGTTAGCTATCTAGTACCCGTAAAAAGTGAAGGGGATGAATTATCCCCAAACTATGAAACCAAAACTACACTTACTGCAAGCGAGGTAGAACATGCTTTTACACAAAAATACAAGGATATTAAATTTGACAAAGACAAAACAAAGTGGTTTCAAATATTAAAACGCAGCGATTCTAAAACAATTACAGAAATTCAAGTTGGTTCTGAAAAAATGAATGGAAAAGATGTACGAGAAGTATTGAATTTGAAATCATCTAACTTTGAAGTTGCATTTGCAAATGAATCTTTTACTTTTACTACAAATGGGTATGGGCATGGCGTTGGAATGAGCCAATATGGTGCCGATTATCTTGCAAGGCAGGGCAAAACCTATCATGAAATATTACTTCATTATTATAGTGGGGTTACTGTTAAAGAAATAGAATCTTCCAAAAAAGAAAGTTCTATATCGCAAAGCAGTTCAAGCGAAAATAGCAATACAACATCCAATCCTAGCTCAAAAGTTTCTTAA
- a CDS encoding biotin transporter BioY: MSKTKFKTKSLVLCALFTALIIIGAFIKIPTPLVPITFQVTFCMLAGLLLGSKWGAMSVAVYIALGLMGIPVFTEGGGIGYVLKPTFGYIIGFMVGAFIVGLIIEKVRKQSFVIYLIASLTGLMVVYLIGTIYVGLISAYVLNAPIPIWPLVTSCFFIPLPKDILLCILASLLCVKLVPILRKGNA, from the coding sequence ATGTCAAAAACAAAATTTAAAACGAAATCACTCGTGCTATGTGCACTTTTCACAGCGTTAATTATAATTGGTGCTTTTATTAAAATACCAACGCCATTAGTTCCAATTACATTTCAAGTAACTTTTTGTATGTTAGCGGGGCTATTATTGGGGAGCAAATGGGGTGCTATGTCAGTAGCTGTTTATATAGCATTGGGTCTAATGGGTATACCCGTTTTCACAGAAGGCGGAGGAATAGGCTACGTATTAAAGCCAACATTCGGCTATATCATTGGATTTATGGTCGGCGCATTTATTGTGGGATTGATTATTGAAAAGGTAAGAAAACAATCATTTGTGATTTACCTTATCGCCTCTTTAACAGGGTTAATGGTTGTTTATTTAATTGGAACTATATATGTTGGACTCATTTCGGCTTATGTATTAAATGCGCCAATTCCAATATGGCCATTAGTGACTTCTTGTTTCTTTATTCCATTGCCTAAAGACATCTTGCTTTGTATTCTTGCGTCATTATTATGTGTTAAGCTTGTTCCAATATTAAGAAAAGGAAATGCATAA
- a CDS encoding ArsR/SmtB family transcription factor, giving the protein MEQNKDLCEVRHVHKETIDHTLANMPSEEEMLTLADCFKILSDTTRLKIVLALLENELCVCDICHVVSLSQSAVSHQLRVLRAARLAKYRKEGKMVFYSIDDDHVASIIKQAIEHISHTHIAFK; this is encoded by the coding sequence ATGGAACAAAATAAAGATTTATGCGAAGTACGCCATGTGCATAAGGAAACAATCGACCATACACTGGCTAATATGCCAAGTGAAGAAGAAATGTTGACTTTAGCAGATTGTTTTAAGATACTTTCTGATACAACAAGATTAAAAATTGTTTTAGCACTATTAGAAAACGAACTTTGCGTTTGCGATATTTGTCATGTTGTTTCGCTTTCACAATCAGCTGTCAGCCATCAATTGCGAGTTCTTCGTGCTGCAAGGCTTGCAAAATATCGCAAAGAAGGCAAAATGGTGTTTTATTCAATAGATGATGACCATGTTGCAAGTATTATAAAACAAGCAATAGAGCACATTAGTCATACTCATATTGCTTTCAAATAA
- a CDS encoding heavy metal translocating P-type ATPase, translated as MSKCNGNCSHEHHHHEHNHEVKAGKCSCGHDHSHEQMEAQESCTKSSCSSTHTNSHNHEEESSDDSGGDHHHSHNHSSFDTGCGCSGCSCSEEHSHDKPAGKTDYILLASAIVLFIGALFIPVTYIKIVLFAASALLAGYDLFITGLKQLFRFELEENVLLLIAVVASFALGEFPEACIVTILFKLGSFLESSAINRSKKNMEKLTQIRPDYAYIMDENDSLISVEAKTIQVGDIVYLRAGDRIAVDCEILEGNSSIDSSALTGESIPVYVKSGDELMSGSVNISGLLKCKATKSFETSTASQIINLVYQSSLKKGKAENFISKIAKVYTPIVVALALVIAVVPPLFGLGEWHDFIMRSLIFLVASCPCALVISIPLSFFAGIGAISKHGVLVKGSMYIEKLAKINAVALDKTGTITSGSLQVDEILTFSDMRKEDIISIVASIESYSTHPIAQSIVSYAEQVNKVELLDVSEQAGLGLTAQMNGKQLLCGGKNMLLDYNINTDNLVPANVYLCIDNQVVGGITMKEEIPQDSFTLRQELHDIGVDRVVMLTGDNEKSAKAVADQCNITEYHAGLLPKDKVTEVEKIKQDGNLVAFVGDGINDAPVLTCADLGISMGLGSEIANVSSDVILSSNKLKSLPKAIKLSKQSMRIVYFNIIFALGIKLIVLALGAFGYGTMWMAVFADIGVTILTVLNAIRMLRVK; from the coding sequence ATGTCAAAATGCAATGGAAATTGTTCTCATGAACATCATCATCACGAACACAATCACGAAGTGAAAGCGGGAAAATGCTCTTGTGGTCACGACCACAGCCATGAACAAATGGAAGCACAAGAAAGCTGTACAAAATCAAGTTGCAGCTCCACACACACGAATAGCCATAACCATGAAGAAGAAAGCTCGGATGATTCAGGCGGCGATCACCATCATTCCCACAATCATAGTAGTTTTGATACCGGTTGTGGCTGTAGTGGATGTAGTTGTTCCGAAGAACATAGCCATGACAAACCTGCCGGTAAAACGGATTATATATTGCTAGCTAGTGCAATCGTACTTTTTATTGGTGCACTCTTTATTCCAGTCACATATATAAAAATTGTCTTATTTGCAGCAAGTGCTTTGCTTGCAGGATACGATTTATTTATAACCGGTCTGAAACAATTATTCCGTTTTGAATTAGAAGAAAATGTCCTACTGCTTATCGCAGTTGTTGCAAGCTTTGCTCTTGGCGAATTTCCCGAAGCTTGTATTGTTACAATTCTATTTAAGCTCGGTAGCTTCTTAGAAAGCAGTGCAATTAACCGTTCTAAAAAGAATATGGAGAAGCTAACGCAAATTCGCCCTGATTATGCTTATATTATGGATGAGAATGATAGCTTAATCAGTGTAGAAGCTAAAACCATTCAAGTTGGAGATATCGTTTACCTTCGTGCAGGTGACCGCATTGCAGTTGACTGTGAAATCTTAGAAGGTAACTCAAGTATAGATTCTAGTGCACTAACCGGAGAATCTATTCCGGTTTATGTGAAGTCAGGCGATGAGTTAATGTCCGGTAGTGTCAATATATCGGGATTATTAAAATGTAAAGCTACTAAAAGCTTTGAAACTTCTACTGCTTCACAAATTATCAACTTAGTATATCAATCCTCTTTAAAAAAGGGAAAAGCGGAAAACTTTATTTCAAAAATCGCAAAAGTATATACACCTATTGTTGTTGCCCTTGCATTAGTCATTGCAGTTGTACCTCCCCTTTTTGGCCTTGGAGAATGGCATGACTTTATTATGCGTTCACTCATTTTTCTTGTTGCTTCGTGTCCTTGTGCATTGGTTATTTCAATTCCACTTTCCTTTTTTGCCGGAATTGGTGCTATTTCCAAGCATGGCGTTTTAGTCAAAGGCTCTATGTATATTGAAAAGCTTGCTAAAATAAACGCTGTAGCACTTGATAAAACGGGTACAATTACTTCGGGAAGTCTACAAGTAGATGAAATTCTTACTTTTAGCGATATGAGAAAAGAAGATATTATATCAATTGTTGCAAGCATAGAAAGTTACTCTACTCATCCAATCGCACAAAGCATTGTAAGCTATGCGGAGCAGGTTAATAAAGTAGAATTGCTAGATGTTAGCGAACAAGCAGGATTAGGATTAACAGCTCAAATGAATGGTAAGCAGCTATTATGCGGTGGTAAAAATATGCTGTTGGATTACAATATCAACACAGATAATCTAGTGCCTGCAAATGTATATTTATGTATCGATAATCAAGTGGTCGGCGGTATCACTATGAAAGAAGAGATCCCTCAAGATAGCTTTACTCTACGTCAAGAGCTACATGATATCGGTGTAGACCGAGTTGTCATGCTTACCGGCGATAATGAAAAAAGTGCTAAAGCAGTTGCGGATCAATGTAATATAACGGAATACCATGCAGGATTATTACCGAAAGATAAAGTAACTGAAGTTGAAAAAATCAAACAAGATGGTAATTTAGTAGCTTTCGTTGGAGATGGTATCAATGATGCCCCCGTTTTAACTTGTGCTGACTTAGGTATCTCAATGGGACTTGGAAGCGAAATTGCCAACGTTTCTTCCGATGTCATTCTTTCAAGCAACAAACTAAAAAGCTTGCCAAAGGCAATCAAGCTTTCTAAACAAAGCATGAGAATTGTTTACTTTAACATCATTTTTGCTCTTGGTATTAAGCTTATCGTATTAGCTCTTGGAGCTTTTGGATACGGTACAATGTGGATGGCTGTATTTGCTGATATTGGTGTAACCATATTAACTGTTTTAAACGCTATTCGTATGTTACGAGTAAAATAA